The Tolypothrix sp. PCC 7712 region GATAAAATTATCAAGTCTTTGCGTTCTAATTCTGGTTATAAACTCAATAAAATAGCGTCAAATGTTCCATCTATGCGGTAGTCAGTAGAATATTTAGCTACTTCCTTTCCTAAATTTAATAGAGTATGGCGCTGCAAGCAAAGTGGAGTTGAACTATTAACGCGAAAATTAGCATCTATTATATAAAATACTTCTGCAATTACCTGATCAAAAAGGTATTAATTGTAGAGTTATGAATCTTCTATCTATAAGTATAAAAAAAGTAGCTATAAGTATTAAACAATTATTTTCTATCTCTAACTTTCGTATTAGCGCTGATGCCATACTCTCGCTGCTAAATTATCCTACATGAACTTCAAAAATCAAATATGAATCCTATACAATTACCAAGACTTAATTATTTATATGATTCTAGTTAAAAATTTCAGTCCTGAGAAGCATAACAGCTTGTTTAATATTTCCAAAATTCTATTGAATATGTATAACTACTTACAAAATATAAAAGCTTAAAAACTAGTATAAAAGAGCATTTCTACTTAGAAAAATGCAGCAATAAATCAGAAAATATTTTTCTAATCTAAAATTTTGAACTAAACAATTATATATATAGTAATCTGCTTTCAGGATGTATCTTATTCTGAATCTACCAATTATCCACAATCAACCAAAATTCACAAACATAGAAAATTAGACAAAATCTAAATTTCTTAGTTGGAATTTTGAATTGGTACTCAAGCATTGATTACAAGAACCAAGAAAGTTTATCCCTTTTCGCAGTATTTCTTCTAATTCTGTAGAGATTGTTGGTTAGTACCCATACCTACACACTAAATTTTCGTTTCAATTGAGGAAATTAACATGGTTACCATACAACCTCAGAACTCCCAAATTGATCGGTTAATGCGCGATCGCGTCGTTCTTATTACTGGTGCGAGTCGCGGAATTGGTGCTGCTACTGCCAAATTGTTCAGTCGTCATGGTGCAGCAGTAGGAGTAAATTACTACAGTAGCGAGAAAGCTGCTCAACAAGTTGTGGAAGAAATTTCGTCAGATGGAGGAAAAGCACTAGCAGTCAAGGCAGATGTTAGAGACTCTCAGCAAGTAAATGCAATGGTGCAAGCAGTTTCTAAGGCTTTCGGTGCAATTGATACCCTGATAATTAACGCCAATGCTAATTTTCCCATTGCACCTTTCGTAGATTATCGCTGGGAAGATTTTGAAACCAAATTACTAGGAGAACTTCAAGGAGCCTTTTTTCCTTGTAAAGCAGTTGTACCATCAATGATGGAACATCAACGAGGTTGCATTATTGCGATTAGTAGTGGGTTATCTCGCAATCCTGGTGAGGGATTTTCCGCTCATAGTACTGCTAAATCAGGATTGGATGCTTTTGTGAAAAGTTTAGCATTAGAACTCGGGGCGCACGGAATTAGAGTGAATGCGATCGCACCGGGATTGACTATCACAGATGCAACTGCAAGATTACCTCAAGAACACAAAGCAGCAGCGGCTAAATTTACACCTTTGAAAAGAAACGGAATGCCAGAAGACATCGCTAGTGCAATTCTCATGTTAGCTTCTGATGAAGCCAGATTTATTACAGGTGCTTATTTACCTGTTAGTGGCGGCGATCAAATGCTTTGATACCACTTTGGAAAAAGAATACAAAATCTAATCTAGGGACACAATATACATTGCGTCCCTATATATTTTTTATTTCCTTTTCAACTTAGTAGTTCTTGCTTCTACCGAATTAATTACGAATTTGTAATTAATTTCGGTGCTTTTGTATGTGAACCATATAGTTCCACAAATCTTTTAAACAGCAACATTGTTTGATGATTAGAAGCAAAATTTATATTAAATAACCTCTCAAGATTTTTTTCGCCCAAGTTGCGTAAATAAGGTAAGTCTTCAAACAGCGTCAAATAAGCAGCTAAATGCA contains the following coding sequences:
- a CDS encoding SDR family NAD(P)-dependent oxidoreductase → MVTIQPQNSQIDRLMRDRVVLITGASRGIGAATAKLFSRHGAAVGVNYYSSEKAAQQVVEEISSDGGKALAVKADVRDSQQVNAMVQAVSKAFGAIDTLIINANANFPIAPFVDYRWEDFETKLLGELQGAFFPCKAVVPSMMEHQRGCIIAISSGLSRNPGEGFSAHSTAKSGLDAFVKSLALELGAHGIRVNAIAPGLTITDATARLPQEHKAAAAKFTPLKRNGMPEDIASAILMLASDEARFITGAYLPVSGGDQML